The Acidianus infernus genome window below encodes:
- a CDS encoding TIGR00304 family membrane protein — protein MKLSVIGVGMSLIFIGFALLFISALSCTVSTPSTSSTAVGGLVLIGPFPIFFGVGPKNELLPLTIFGIIFTVIAIIFFILTFYMFRKWSQRPEI, from the coding sequence ATGAAATTATCCGTCATCGGCGTAGGGATGAGTTTAATATTTATAGGCTTTGCACTACTCTTCATCTCAGCTTTATCTTGTACAGTCTCTACGCCGAGTACTTCTAGCACTGCTGTAGGAGGACTAGTATTAATAGGTCCTTTCCCAATATTCTTCGGAGTGGGCCCAAAGAATGAATTATTGCCTTTAACAATTTTTGGTATAATTTTCACGGTAATTGCAATAATCTTCTTCATATTAACTTTCTATATGTTCAGGAAATGGAGTCAGAGGCCAGAAATTTAA
- a CDS encoding radical SAM protein: MLKGNPEISLYNRDLPLGCKYCRLGSKLVVFITGECGDSCYYCPVSEERFGKDVMYANEKKTESFQDFIYEAYKMNALGAGITGGDPILHLDKVVKLIEILKSEFGEDFHIHLYTSGRYVNYDALFALQRAGLDEIRFHPVRKEYLRAVEKALNFSFDVGLEVPAIPGEEEYLNFLIKWAEEHKVKFININELEITERNFYNLNSKGITITHGLAGGKGSFELALKVLEVNVDSKLDIHYCSSVYKDVVETRTRFLRTIRYYSKPYEKYSGEGTIIKAFVRTNADLSDYGEKTSNGFYISPEFVDEVISKYNPDEVRIVEELPYGLKISDKLIYSKSKNC; this comes from the coding sequence ATGCTAAAAGGAAATCCAGAAATTTCATTGTATAATAGAGATTTACCATTAGGATGTAAATATTGTAGATTAGGAAGTAAACTAGTCGTGTTCATTACTGGAGAATGCGGTGACTCGTGTTATTATTGCCCAGTAAGTGAGGAAAGATTTGGTAAAGATGTTATGTATGCTAATGAAAAGAAAACCGAGAGTTTTCAAGATTTTATATATGAAGCATATAAGATGAATGCACTAGGTGCAGGAATTACGGGTGGAGATCCTATTTTACATTTGGATAAGGTAGTAAAATTGATAGAGATTTTAAAGTCTGAATTTGGAGAGGACTTTCATATTCATCTTTATACATCTGGCAGGTATGTAAATTATGACGCTTTATTTGCTCTCCAGAGAGCAGGACTTGATGAAATACGTTTTCATCCAGTTAGAAAGGAATATCTTAGAGCAGTGGAAAAGGCATTGAATTTTTCATTTGATGTTGGTTTAGAGGTTCCAGCAATACCTGGAGAGGAAGAATATCTTAATTTTTTAATAAAGTGGGCTGAAGAGCATAAAGTTAAGTTTATTAATATAAACGAATTAGAGATAACTGAAAGAAATTTTTACAATTTAAATTCAAAAGGCATAACAATTACCCATGGATTAGCAGGTGGAAAAGGAAGCTTCGAGCTAGCGTTAAAAGTACTTGAAGTAAATGTAGATTCTAAATTGGACATACATTATTGTAGTTCAGTATATAAGGACGTGGTAGAAACTAGAACGAGGTTCCTAAGGACTATAAGATATTATTCTAAGCCTTATGAAAAATATAGTGGAGAAGGTACCATAATAAAGGCTTTTGTAAGAACAAACGCAGATCTATCAGATTATGGCGAGAAAACCTCTAATGGATTTTACATTTCTCCAGAGTTTGTTGATGAGGTAATATCAAAATATAATCCCGATGAAGTCAGAATTGTGGAGGAACTCCCTTATGGCTTGAAAATATCCGATAAATTAATTTATTCTAAATCTAAGAATTGCTAG
- a CDS encoding N-acetyltransferase encodes MVIITDATEDDLQQIYEIEVESFDNPYPYSLLKAYLYIADGLYLVVKEDGKILGYVIGIIQFKIRGHIVSIAVRKSYRNKGIGKLLINEIERRFKLGHCKYSYLEVMTTNKDAFYFYVHNGYFPLFVRKNYYGRGKHAFVMVKDLYSRKGLE; translated from the coding sequence GTGGTAATTATAACTGATGCAACTGAAGACGATCTGCAACAAATTTATGAGATAGAAGTGGAAAGCTTTGATAACCCTTATCCTTACTCTTTACTAAAGGCATATCTATATATAGCAGATGGATTATATCTAGTTGTCAAGGAAGACGGTAAAATTTTAGGCTATGTAATAGGTATTATACAATTTAAAATAAGAGGGCATATAGTTTCTATAGCTGTACGAAAAAGTTATAGAAATAAAGGAATAGGCAAACTCTTGATTAACGAGATTGAAAGGAGATTTAAACTAGGCCATTGCAAGTACTCATATTTAGAAGTCATGACTACAAATAAAGACGCATTCTACTTCTATGTTCACAATGGATATTTTCCATTATTTGTGAGAAAAAATTATTATGGTAGAGGAAAACATGCGTTCGTTATGGTTAAGGATTTATATTCTAGAAAAGGGTTGGAGTAA
- a CDS encoding DNA-directed DNA polymerase, with protein MIGCFYILDFSYDVEEGKPVIYIWAIDKEGNRVAVLEKNFRPYFYAILDDTVDPDKVTEDIKRLSISQSPITSVKLEERKYYGNPVKVLRIETVIPAYVRTYRDKVAKIKGVKEVVEADIRFYMRYSIDHDLKPFHWFKAEVEEIQDPKLRVKKVYELKKIIQIYEDKPPELRVMAFDIEVYNKYGSPNPRRDPVIIIGVWTSNGGKQFVMKDDDLEIIREFAKFVLDYDPDIILGYNSNGFDWPYLLERVNSRGVKLDIGRKVNSEPSQGTYGHYSVVGRLNVDLLGFASSIAEVKVKSLDNIADYLGVVKKTERVNLEWYQIPEYWSDPSKRDILLRYNMDDVRSTYLLKDVFLPFGEQLTMITGLPLDQLSMASVGYRVEWLLMREAYKFSEIIPNRVEREYESYKGGLVISPAPGIHEDVYVLDFSSMYPSIMIKYNIGPDTLVKGECEDCWVAPEVGHKFRKSPDGFYKRILQKLVEERKAVKSKIPIEKDEYERRRLNERQRALKVMANAFYGYMGWLGARWYSKEGAEAVTAWGREIISSVAKLVEERGFKVIYGDTDSVFIKGSGNVDSLINEIMNKFGLEIKIDKIYKKIFFTENKKRYAGITEDGKIDIVGFEAVRGDWCDLAKDLQRRVIEKILTSGVDEAVKLVRDVIMKIRRKEVPIQDLVIWKSLDKSLEEYEVDAPHVTAAKKAMKAGYVIFKGGKIGYVIVKGSGKISERAEPYFMVNDINRIDIDYYIDKQIVPSAMRILEQFGIKENTLKNTSFDILNFFKK; from the coding sequence ATGATAGGATGCTTTTACATTTTAGACTTTTCATATGATGTAGAAGAGGGTAAGCCAGTAATTTATATATGGGCTATTGATAAGGAAGGAAATAGGGTAGCAGTCCTAGAGAAGAATTTTAGACCATATTTTTATGCAATCTTAGACGATACAGTTGACCCAGATAAAGTAACAGAAGATATAAAACGATTAAGCATATCTCAATCCCCAATTACCAGTGTAAAATTAGAGGAAAGAAAATATTATGGCAATCCAGTAAAAGTTCTGAGAATAGAAACAGTAATTCCTGCATATGTAAGAACTTATAGAGATAAAGTAGCTAAAATAAAAGGAGTAAAAGAGGTAGTAGAAGCAGATATAAGATTTTACATGAGGTATTCCATAGATCACGACTTAAAGCCTTTCCATTGGTTCAAAGCGGAAGTAGAGGAAATTCAAGATCCCAAACTTAGAGTTAAAAAAGTATATGAATTAAAAAAGATTATTCAGATTTATGAAGATAAGCCACCAGAATTGAGAGTTATGGCCTTTGATATTGAAGTATACAATAAGTACGGTTCTCCAAATCCAAGGAGGGATCCAGTGATAATAATTGGCGTATGGACTAGTAATGGCGGAAAGCAATTTGTTATGAAGGATGACGATCTGGAAATTATTAGAGAGTTTGCAAAATTTGTTTTGGACTATGATCCAGATATAATATTAGGGTATAATTCTAATGGCTTTGATTGGCCATATTTACTTGAAAGAGTTAATAGCAGAGGTGTAAAGTTAGATATAGGTAGAAAAGTAAATTCAGAACCTTCACAAGGAACCTATGGACACTATTCCGTAGTTGGAAGATTAAACGTTGATTTACTTGGATTTGCAAGCAGCATTGCAGAAGTGAAAGTTAAGAGCTTAGATAATATAGCTGATTATCTAGGAGTAGTTAAAAAGACTGAGAGAGTCAACCTTGAATGGTATCAAATTCCAGAATATTGGTCCGATCCATCAAAAAGGGATATTCTTTTGAGATATAATATGGATGATGTAAGATCTACGTATTTGCTTAAGGATGTGTTCTTACCCTTTGGAGAACAATTGACCATGATTACCGGATTGCCATTAGACCAACTTTCTATGGCAAGCGTAGGTTATAGAGTAGAATGGCTTTTAATGAGAGAGGCATATAAATTTAGCGAAATAATACCAAATAGAGTTGAAAGAGAATACGAAAGCTATAAAGGAGGGCTGGTAATTTCCCCCGCACCTGGGATACATGAAGATGTTTACGTGCTTGACTTCTCATCAATGTACCCTTCAATAATGATAAAATATAACATTGGCCCAGATACGCTAGTTAAAGGTGAATGCGAGGATTGCTGGGTTGCTCCAGAAGTTGGCCATAAATTTAGGAAATCTCCTGACGGATTTTATAAGAGGATTTTACAGAAGCTAGTAGAGGAAAGAAAAGCAGTAAAATCAAAAATACCAATAGAAAAAGATGAATATGAAAGGAGAAGACTAAACGAAAGACAAAGAGCATTAAAAGTTATGGCTAATGCTTTTTATGGATACATGGGATGGTTAGGTGCTAGGTGGTATAGTAAAGAAGGTGCAGAAGCAGTAACAGCGTGGGGTAGGGAAATTATATCTTCTGTGGCTAAACTGGTGGAGGAGCGTGGTTTCAAAGTAATTTACGGAGATACTGACTCAGTATTCATAAAAGGATCTGGAAATGTAGATTCATTGATTAATGAGATAATGAATAAATTTGGATTAGAAATAAAGATTGATAAAATATATAAAAAGATATTCTTTACAGAAAATAAAAAACGTTATGCCGGAATTACCGAGGATGGAAAAATAGATATTGTAGGTTTTGAAGCCGTAAGAGGTGATTGGTGCGATTTAGCTAAGGATCTACAGAGGAGAGTTATTGAGAAAATACTAACATCTGGAGTAGATGAAGCAGTGAAACTTGTAAGAGATGTTATTATGAAAATAAGGAGAAAAGAAGTGCCAATACAAGATTTAGTAATTTGGAAATCTTTAGACAAAAGCCTTGAGGAATATGAAGTAGACGCACCCCACGTAACTGCTGCAAAGAAAGCTATGAAAGCAGGTTACGTGATATTTAAGGGTGGGAAAATAGGCTATGTTATAGTTAAGGGAAGCGGAAAAATTTCTGAAAGAGCAGAACCATACTTCATGGTTAATGATATTAATAGAATAGATATTGACTATTATATAGATAAACAAATTGTTCCTTCTGCCATGAGAATTCTAGAGCAGTTCGGAATAAAAGAAAATACGTTAAAAAATACTAGCTTTGATATCTTGAATTTCTTTAAGAAGTGA
- a CDS encoding nucleotidyltransferase domain-containing protein has protein sequence MEIEYTEEQWKLFNEKRKRAKEILETLYYKGIKGYAYGSIARGDVKKTSDIDIIVFEPNILELDLLEADHKYIIQATPISTPKAYISLNPEETEVISFPLSKLKKDEEEFYYFGGLVSLEDIINGVRKPGINKELKLIIPNKNGHDEIPLKGNEDYATRLLKISIATINEREKLLMKREDKGRTGVFLKYELAANENFEEAIRELSRRNKFFRRVLNDSR, from the coding sequence GTGGAAATAGAGTATACAGAAGAGCAGTGGAAGTTATTTAATGAAAAGAGAAAAAGGGCAAAAGAAATCCTAGAAACCTTATATTACAAAGGTATTAAGGGATATGCCTATGGATCTATTGCTAGGGGAGATGTTAAAAAGACTAGTGATATTGATATTATCGTTTTTGAACCTAATATATTAGAACTTGATTTACTTGAAGCTGACCATAAATATATAATACAAGCTACACCAATATCAACTCCTAAGGCTTATATTTCATTAAATCCTGAGGAAACTGAAGTAATATCTTTTCCATTATCAAAACTTAAAAAAGATGAAGAGGAATTTTACTATTTTGGCGGATTAGTTAGCCTAGAGGATATAATAAATGGCGTTAGAAAGCCGGGTATAAATAAGGAATTAAAGCTTATTATACCAAATAAGAATGGTCATGACGAAATTCCACTTAAAGGAAATGAAGACTATGCTACTAGGTTACTTAAGATTTCCATAGCAACTATTAATGAGAGAGAAAAGCTGTTGATGAAAAGAGAGGACAAAGGTAGAACTGGCGTTTTCTTGAAATATGAATTAGCCGCTAACGAAAATTTTGAGGAAGCAATAAGAGAATTAAGTAGGAGAAATAAATTCTTTAGAAGGGTTCTAAATGATTCAAGGTAA
- the dnaG gene encoding DNA primase DnaG, producing the protein MKYIIKLYFETEGIVDKPDVIGAIFGQTENLFGEEFDLRELQDKGRLGRIVVEMETKGGKTKGTIEIPSNLDRIETALIASMVESVEKIGPYPAKFELKEIQDIRAEKLKKIIDRAKEILTNWSKEKTLDIKEVLNEISSAVKTGEITEFGPEKLPAGPDVLTDPNLIIVEGRADVINLLRYGYRNTVAVEGASGKIPQSIIDLSKQKNTVIAFLDGDHGGDLILKELLNANVKIDYVARAPQGREVEELTGKEIAKALSNMVPISQYLKKQQETPQVVVKTPEETVTVIQPPKEVEIQIPPSALEEIKKLPGTLEGIMFDENWNPVEKVQVRDIIPKLEAMSENKVAYIVFDGVITQRLLELAASKKVKLLVGVRIGGINKSLDNVKILTMSDILTS; encoded by the coding sequence ATGAAGTATATAATTAAACTATATTTTGAAACCGAGGGAATAGTTGATAAACCGGACGTTATTGGTGCCATATTCGGGCAAACTGAAAATTTATTTGGGGAAGAATTTGATTTAAGAGAATTACAAGACAAAGGTAGATTAGGAAGAATAGTAGTGGAAATGGAAACTAAAGGTGGAAAAACAAAAGGAACTATAGAAATACCATCAAATTTAGACAGAATAGAGACAGCACTAATAGCATCGATGGTGGAGAGTGTAGAGAAAATAGGTCCTTATCCAGCAAAATTTGAACTCAAAGAAATCCAAGATATTAGAGCTGAGAAATTAAAGAAAATTATTGATAGAGCTAAGGAAATATTAACAAATTGGAGCAAGGAGAAGACTCTTGATATTAAGGAGGTACTTAATGAAATTAGTAGTGCAGTTAAAACTGGAGAAATTACTGAATTCGGACCAGAAAAGTTACCAGCAGGACCAGATGTTCTTACTGATCCAAACTTAATAATTGTAGAAGGAAGAGCTGATGTTATCAATTTATTAAGATACGGATATAGAAATACTGTAGCAGTAGAAGGAGCAAGTGGTAAAATTCCTCAAAGTATAATAGACCTAAGCAAGCAAAAGAATACGGTAATAGCGTTTTTAGACGGAGATCATGGAGGAGATCTGATACTTAAGGAATTACTTAATGCTAATGTTAAAATAGATTACGTGGCCAGAGCTCCACAAGGTAGAGAAGTCGAGGAATTAACTGGAAAGGAAATAGCTAAGGCGTTATCTAACATGGTTCCAATATCGCAATATCTAAAGAAACAACAAGAAACTCCTCAAGTTGTAGTTAAAACGCCAGAAGAGACTGTAACAGTAATTCAGCCTCCTAAAGAGGTAGAAATACAGATTCCTCCTTCAGCATTAGAGGAAATAAAGAAGTTGCCAGGAACATTAGAAGGAATAATGTTTGATGAAAATTGGAATCCAGTAGAGAAAGTTCAAGTTAGAGATATAATACCTAAACTAGAGGCAATGAGCGAAAACAAGGTTGCTTACATAGTATTTGATGGAGTAATTACGCAAAGATTATTAGAGCTTGCAGCTTCTAAAAAGGTTAAGCTACTAGTAGGAGTTAGAATAGGAGGAATAAACAAGAGTTTAGATAATGTAAAAATACTCACAATGTCTGATATTCTCACTTCTTAA
- the lysS gene encoding lysine--tRNA ligase, whose amino-acid sequence MKWDERRVKIVEELKAKGINPYPQKYEITHTILQIRQIGLNRQDKPHEPFMFDISTAGRVANIRRHGKASFVDIFDEGERLQLYLRINELGDKYEEFFNYIGRGDIIGVKGDLFYTGKGELTLLVKSYELLAKALIEPPDWTKLSTEFRYAHRYVDFLYNDNARKAMEVRFKTIKEIREYLNSKGFIEVETPILQPVYGGALAKPFKSKVNYLNEEWYLRISLELYLKRFIVGGFDKVFEIGKVFRNEDIDVTHNPEFTELELYWAYADYNDIMKLTEDMLKTVASKVLGDTKLKYKVADKEYEIELSQFRKITMFDSLSEALGKDVEKMTDDELKELMKKYGLIPRGNLYVRGLMIEKLFDKLVTPNLIQPTFITDYPIETTPLCKPHRSKPGLVERFELYIAGMELANAYTELNDPILQDKLFKEEQEMMKRGDEEAHPYDKDFVRALSYGMPPTGGLGIGIDRLVMLLTNNQSIKEVIPFPMLSAKLIEED is encoded by the coding sequence GTGAAATGGGACGAAAGAAGAGTTAAAATTGTAGAGGAGCTTAAAGCTAAAGGAATTAATCCTTATCCGCAGAAATACGAAATAACTCATACTATACTTCAGATTAGGCAAATAGGCCTTAATAGGCAGGATAAACCTCACGAGCCTTTTATGTTTGATATTTCAACTGCAGGTAGGGTTGCCAATATTAGGAGGCATGGAAAAGCGTCTTTTGTAGACATTTTTGATGAAGGCGAAAGATTACAACTTTATTTAAGGATAAACGAATTAGGCGATAAATATGAAGAGTTCTTTAATTATATTGGAAGAGGCGATATAATAGGAGTAAAAGGAGATTTATTCTATACAGGTAAAGGAGAGCTGACATTACTTGTTAAGAGCTATGAATTGCTAGCAAAGGCACTAATAGAGCCTCCTGATTGGACTAAATTAAGTACGGAATTTAGATACGCTCATAGATACGTTGATTTTCTCTATAATGATAATGCAAGGAAAGCTATGGAGGTAAGATTTAAGACTATAAAGGAAATAAGAGAATATTTAAATTCAAAGGGATTCATAGAAGTCGAAACGCCAATATTACAACCAGTTTATGGCGGTGCGTTAGCAAAACCGTTTAAATCTAAAGTGAATTATCTAAATGAAGAATGGTACCTCAGAATTTCATTAGAGCTCTATTTAAAGAGATTCATAGTCGGCGGATTTGATAAAGTTTTCGAAATAGGTAAAGTGTTCAGAAATGAGGATATAGATGTAACTCATAATCCAGAATTCACTGAGTTGGAACTTTACTGGGCTTATGCAGATTATAACGATATAATGAAACTTACTGAGGATATGTTAAAAACTGTGGCAAGTAAAGTTTTAGGAGACACTAAGCTCAAGTATAAAGTAGCAGATAAGGAATATGAAATAGAACTATCTCAGTTTAGAAAAATTACTATGTTTGATTCGCTAAGTGAAGCCCTCGGTAAAGACGTTGAGAAAATGACAGATGATGAATTAAAAGAGCTAATGAAAAAATATGGTCTTATACCAAGAGGTAACCTTTACGTCAGAGGTTTAATGATTGAAAAATTATTTGATAAATTAGTTACACCCAACTTAATACAACCTACTTTCATAACTGATTACCCAATAGAAACTACACCATTATGTAAGCCTCATAGGTCAAAGCCAGGTTTAGTAGAGAGATTTGAATTATATATTGCTGGAATGGAATTGGCAAACGCCTATACTGAGCTTAACGATCCAATATTACAAGATAAATTATTCAAAGAAGAGCAAGAAATGATGAAAAGAGGAGACGAAGAAGCTCATCCTTATGATAAAGACTTTGTAAGGGCCTTATCTTATGGCATGCCGCCTACTGGAGGTTTAGGTATAGGAATAGATAGGCTAGTAATGCTATTGACGAATAATCAAAGTATAAAAGAAGTAATACCATTCCCAATGCTTAGCGCAAAATTAATTGAAGAAGATTAA
- a CDS encoding DUF1122 family protein, with protein MIQGKIGDLELKVVDIKQTHIKELFYFKLYLGDKLVGYCNYFSGRDYYPDWLEIDYYPWLRDVGLEEEFFKKIYNFLSKRGRLFVTYDKDKETLDMIMKGYSAVDTPLGFSLLKAGFTWFKVWYFPEGGNEGSPKIQANKPLNESVALKELEELLEDVKNEKVKDWINAKRKSRNFIV; from the coding sequence ATGATTCAAGGTAAGATAGGAGATCTGGAATTAAAAGTTGTAGATATAAAACAAACTCATATAAAGGAACTTTTCTATTTTAAGTTATACTTAGGAGACAAGCTAGTAGGATATTGCAACTATTTTTCTGGAAGGGATTATTATCCAGATTGGCTGGAAATAGATTATTATCCGTGGTTAAGGGACGTAGGTTTAGAGGAAGAGTTCTTCAAAAAGATATACAATTTCCTATCCAAAAGAGGTAGGCTATTTGTGACGTATGATAAGGATAAGGAAACTTTAGATATGATAATGAAAGGTTATTCTGCTGTAGATACTCCTTTAGGTTTTTCTTTGTTAAAAGCAGGATTCACGTGGTTCAAAGTTTGGTACTTTCCTGAAGGAGGCAATGAAGGAAGTCCAAAGATACAAGCTAATAAGCCTTTGAACGAAAGTGTAGCTCTTAAGGAATTGGAGGAGTTATTAGAAGATGTTAAAAATGAGAAAGTTAAAGACTGGATAAATGCTAAAAGGAAATCCAGAAATTTCATTGTATAA
- a CDS encoding mRNA surveillance protein pelota translates to MKVLEFDEKKGTMKVHVEDEDDLWTLHMILNKGDKVIARTSRDVSMGNEGKRVSMIIELQVEYTEFQAFTTRLRIHGIILDAPERYSIKGAHHTINLDIGDEIIIIKEKWNKSVLDRIYKQAEKKNRVLIALVDFDEYLIAIPMIQGIKILAEKSLSTPTKEEGIIEDNAREVAKEIENYLNSYNNIDAVLIAGPGPFKEIVRKHLNTKVKVYMDSVSSATEAGLNEVLKRDIIDQIMRDYEISQSEKDLDKALMLLNKDSGLIAYGIDETRKASEYGAVDSLLVIEDMVTENEEVQNIMEEVEKRGGKVHIIPRDSPIYFQVKNFAGILAILRFRIN, encoded by the coding sequence ATGAAAGTATTGGAATTCGATGAGAAAAAAGGCACAATGAAAGTTCATGTAGAGGACGAGGATGATCTGTGGACTTTACACATGATCCTAAATAAGGGAGATAAAGTAATAGCAAGGACTTCTAGAGATGTAAGCATGGGAAATGAAGGAAAAAGAGTTTCGATGATTATAGAGCTACAAGTAGAATATACAGAATTCCAAGCCTTCACTACAAGGTTAAGAATTCATGGGATAATACTCGATGCTCCAGAAAGATATAGCATAAAAGGTGCACATCATACAATAAACCTTGATATAGGAGATGAGATAATAATTATAAAGGAAAAATGGAATAAAAGTGTTTTAGATAGAATTTACAAACAAGCTGAAAAGAAAAATAGAGTATTAATAGCCCTTGTCGATTTTGACGAATACTTAATAGCAATACCTATGATTCAAGGCATAAAAATACTTGCGGAAAAGAGCTTATCTACGCCAACAAAAGAAGAGGGAATTATAGAAGATAATGCGAGAGAAGTCGCAAAAGAAATTGAAAACTACCTAAATAGTTATAATAATATAGATGCTGTGCTAATAGCCGGCCCAGGCCCGTTTAAGGAGATTGTAAGAAAACACTTGAATACTAAAGTAAAAGTTTACATGGACTCAGTATCTTCTGCTACAGAAGCTGGATTAAATGAAGTATTAAAAAGAGATATAATAGATCAAATAATGAGAGATTACGAAATTTCTCAATCGGAAAAAGACCTGGATAAGGCATTAATGTTACTAAATAAGGATTCTGGATTAATAGCTTATGGAATTGATGAAACAAGAAAAGCTTCAGAATATGGAGCCGTAGATTCCTTACTTGTAATAGAAGATATGGTAACTGAAAACGAAGAGGTGCAAAATATAATGGAAGAAGTAGAGAAAAGAGGAGGAAAAGTTCACATAATACCTAGAGACTCTCCCATATACTTCCAAGTAAAAAATTTCGCAGGAATACTAGCAATTCTTAGATTTAGAATAAATTAA
- a CDS encoding site-2 protease family protein, giving the protein MDISLYTFAIGFVIFWGLILAFRKRLEPKGFIIYPLFLMWKKSTRSLWFPRLASSKPFKIYEKIAMILGILAMIGGITMIYYVIFGLIFHPQSTTVRLEPIIPGVTISLSCLPYILLALGISVTLHELSHAVSATSNKINVKSGGFILLGIFPGAFVEPEDEEFMASSLPAKIKILAAGIAVNLILAGIFFPLAIFLPGYFSQGLLIEGVIPHSSAYNASIQAGDVILSVNGIRTNTFNSLTTALNQSTNYTIVLKAPNGSTIVKHAEAKNHFLGVYVTYYFPPSVRPFLLFVTWMFIINFSLALFNAAPLIITDGGKIFTELLKKISSQNGEKMSMAIQAFLLMSLVYAIMLSITA; this is encoded by the coding sequence ATGGATATTTCCCTTTACACCTTTGCAATAGGCTTTGTAATATTTTGGGGGCTTATCTTAGCTTTTAGAAAAAGACTTGAGCCAAAAGGATTTATTATATATCCTCTATTTTTAATGTGGAAAAAGAGTACCCGATCATTATGGTTTCCAAGATTAGCCTCCTCAAAGCCGTTTAAAATTTATGAAAAAATAGCAATGATCCTAGGAATCCTTGCAATGATTGGAGGTATTACAATGATATACTATGTAATATTTGGCCTAATTTTTCACCCACAATCCACTACAGTAAGGCTAGAACCAATAATCCCTGGAGTTACTATAAGTTTATCATGCTTGCCTTACATTCTTTTAGCTTTAGGAATTTCAGTTACTTTACATGAATTATCTCATGCAGTATCTGCAACATCAAATAAAATAAACGTAAAAAGCGGAGGTTTCATACTCTTAGGAATCTTTCCCGGAGCATTTGTAGAGCCTGAAGATGAAGAATTTATGGCGTCTAGCCTGCCTGCAAAAATAAAAATTCTTGCTGCAGGTATAGCAGTAAACCTAATTCTTGCAGGCATATTTTTTCCACTAGCTATATTTTTGCCCGGATATTTTTCACAAGGTTTACTTATAGAAGGGGTAATACCTCATAGTTCAGCTTATAACGCATCCATACAAGCTGGAGATGTAATACTATCTGTTAACGGAATTAGGACAAATACTTTCAATTCTCTAACTACAGCTCTAAATCAAAGCACTAATTATACTATAGTACTAAAAGCACCAAATGGGTCAACAATAGTAAAACATGCTGAAGCTAAAAACCATTTCTTAGGAGTTTATGTAACTTACTATTTTCCTCCATCAGTAAGACCGTTCTTGCTTTTCGTTACCTGGATGTTTATAATAAATTTCAGTTTAGCATTATTTAATGCTGCACCGTTAATAATTACAGATGGAGGGAAAATATTTACAGAATTACTTAAAAAGATAAGTTCACAAAACGGTGAAAAAATGTCTATGGCCATACAAGCTTTCCTTTTAATGTCGCTAGTATATGCAATAATGTTATCTATAACTGCTTAA